A region of the Pseudomonas silesiensis genome:
GCGTAATGAAGCCGTGTATTCGGGACGGGTTGCGTTGGGGGCTTGGAGGGCCAGGTCTTCGGCGCAGCTGAGGTAGACCGCGGCGTGTTCGAGAGCGTCGAGTAACGGGATATCGGGCTGAACGGCGAACAGGTGATGGTCGACGTGATCGCAGCGGGCGAAGAGGGTGGATTTTGTGGTTGGTTCGGTCATGTGCATCTCCCAGAAAGTGGAGTTGCCACGAATCGCCGTCAAACGATTTGGGTGGCAACTGTACGCAGGTTGACGGACCGGTCCTAGGAACCCGGCGCACTCGAAAGCGCCCCACGCACAGCTGCCATAGCACTGAGCAAGGACCTAGGAAAAAACGGAGCCGTCAAACCCCATCACGAATGAGTCGTGACAGGCGCGAGGATAGGGAGTGAGGCTGGAGCAGTCAACCGGCGGCGCCTGTGGTGCAGAGCATTGCGCAGCTGATTGCAGGAATATGAGCGCTTACATTCCTGTGGCGAGAAAATCGACAAGCGGTAGCCTTTCGCTCTACGTTCCCGGGCCGTACTGTCAAACCTGACAGTAGTCACTTCCCTCACTTGCGCGTTTCAATGTCTCCCTGCAGTCAAGCCGAGGTGGCATGAACTGGTGCAGGGAGAGCAGAAATGAAAGAGCCCGTCACTCCAATAATCAGAATGGGTACGATCAGCGCGTTGACCGTGGTCGAGGTCGGAGCGATCCCGACGACCTTTGCCATGGTCACTACCGAGGGGTGCTCTTCCAGGTTGGCAGTCCGGATAGGTGCCAATTGCACTGCTGGAGGCGAGGTCTGTTTTTCCGTCGGGGACGAAGTGGAATATACGTTGGTCGAGGGCGCGGCCGGGGAACCGCCAAGAGCCCGGGACCTGATGAAGTCAGGGAACCATCGCGACGCCATTGTCGATGAGTACTGCCAGCCGATCCGCAACAACTTTGCATAGTTACCCTTGTACTCATGCACTGAGTCGGGTTCGCAACAACCTGGCCATGTCCTCCAGTTCCGCCGCCGGGTTACGCCCGATCAGCATCCACGCGTGTTCCAGGTCAGCCCAGTAGACGACGTTGAGCCCACGCCGCCGTTCGTGCGCAAAGGGTCGACTGCCGCTGCTGGACCGGGTCACGCACAGCGCAAGCGGGCCGTGCGCCGGGTCCAGCCAGGTCATTTGGGCGATGGGCACGCCGTCGTATTCGAGGATTTGCGCGCGCTTGAATTGCGCGGGCGGCAAGTTCAGTTTGGCCGCCGTCAGATTGAGCCCCAGACGCGCGTCGATGGTTCGCAGTTGCGCACGCTGGGCGGCTTCGTCACCCGGCAGATGGTCCAGGGTCTGCGGTACGTAGAGCGCCATGTAGTCCGCGAGCCGTGCACGCCAGTTGGTTTTCTGCAGGCTCGACTGCCAGTTGAGGAACAGCCGGTCCGCCACCACACTGCTGACCACCAGCCCGGCTGCTGCGGCAAGGAACCAGCGCCGATTCATCGCCGGGCGCTCAGGGCTGGGCAAGCTGTCGAGCATGGACTGCAAACGTTCCACGGGCGCTTGTCGGCCTGCTTGATCGTAGGCGTCCTTGAACGGCAGGCTGCTGCGGGCCAGCCATTGCAGGCGCAGGTTGAGCAGCGAGTCTTCGGCGATGGCGGCATCGATGCGGCTGCGTTGTTCGGTGTCGAGCTGGTCGTCGAGGTAGGCCACCAGTTGCTCGTCCGAAGGGATCCCGTGATCGTTCATCGACGTTCTTCTGTGGAGGGGCTCGGCACGGCGTGCAACGGCGGGTACTCGGCAAGCTTCACCCGTGCGGTGGCCAGGCGGCTCGTCACCGTGCCGAGAGGTACTTGCAGCACCTCGGCGACCTCGTGATAGGACAAGCCTTCGACATAGGCGAGAAAGACGCATTCACGCTGGGTTTCGGGCAGCGCGTCGACGCGCCGAATCACCTGAGTGGCGAAGACATTGGGTTGCGCCGCATGTTCTCCGTCGAACGACAAGGCGTTGTCGGCCCCCACCAGGGCCTGACCCTGGCGCACCCGGCGCGAGCGGACCTCGTTGAGCCAGATCGAATGCAAAATGCTCAGCAGCCAACAATCCATGCGGGTGCCCGGAGCCAACTGCCGGACACGCTCGAGCGCCCGTACGCAGGTGGCCTGCACAAGTTCTTCGGCGACATGCCGTTGCCGGGACAGCAGCAGGCCGTAGCGCCATAGACGCGCCAGATGCTGGCCGAGTTCGGCCCGTAATGCCTGATCGCTGGCGATGGCGACCTCCGTTCGCTTTGGGGTGTCAGGTTTTCGACGAATCGTTGATGGCCGCGGCCAGGTCCTGGTATTCCTCGCAACTGCTGCCACAGATCGATTTGATCTGCTGCAATTGCTCCTGCGCCAGGTCCAGCCGACCCTTGATCACATAGGCTTCGCCCAGGTACTCACGCACCTGCGCGTACTGCGGGTCGAGTTTGACCGCTTGCAGGTAATACCCGATGCCTTCGTCGGTGCGCCCCAGTTTACGCGTAGCGTAACCGCGATAGTTCAAGGCTTTGGCGGTGTTCGGCTGTTGCAGCGTGTCGAGCAGCGCGAGGGCTTCTGCATAGCGACCGTCTTTGGCCAGGCGATAGGCGTAATCGGTGCGGTCGGCGTCCGGGACCAGGCTGCTGTCCTGCATCAGGCATTTCTGTTGCTTGCTGTCCCAGACCTGGCCTTTGGGGCATTCGGGTTTTTGGACAGGTTCCTCCTCATCACCCTCGGCGAATGCAAGTGAGCCGGACAGCGCGAAAGCCAGCAGCAGTGGGGTAGCGAAAGCAGCAAGACGGATGTTCATTGGCGATGCTCCACGGGTTGATGCGTTTCAATTCGAACCAGTCAAGATTGAGACATCGAGCAGGCCAACATCGTTGAATGTTCAGCTCAGCAGACGAATCGGAGCGCCCGCCGACCAGGCCTGGATGTCCTCGATCATCTGCGAAAAGAACTGCTGGTAGTTCTGCCGGCTGACGTACCCGACATGCGGCGTGGCCAGTACATTCTCCAGGGTGCGCCATGGATGAAGCGCGGGCAACGGTTCCTGCTCGAACACGTCCAGCGCCGCGCCGGCCAGTCGTTGTTTTTGCAGTGCCTTGATCAACGCCGCTTCATCGACGATCGGCCCGCGGGCGGTGTTGACCAGTAGCGCGGTGGGCTTCATCCAGTCCAGCGCTTCGGTGTCGACCATGCCACGGGTGCGCTCGCTGAGCACCAGGTGCACCGACAGCACATCGGCTTGTTCGAACAATTCCTGCTTGCTGACATAGGTGACGTCGACTTCGGCCGCGCGTTCGGCGGTCAGGTTCTCGCTCCAGGCAATCACCCGCATGCCGAACACCTGGCCGAACCGGGCGACACGCCGCCCGATGCTGCCCAGGCCGAGAATCCCCAGGGTCTTGCCGTGCAGGTCGCCACCCAGGCCTTGTTGCCAACCGCCTGCGCGTAAGGCGTTGGCTTCCCCCACAAGGTTACGCGTGGCGGCCATGATCAGCGCCCAGGTCAATTCTGGCGCGGCGTGTTTATAGCTGTCGGTGCCGCACACCTGAATGCCCAGTGCGGCGGCGGCCTTAAGGTCCAGGGCGGCGTTGCGCATGCCCCCGGTGACCAGCAGTTTGAGTTTTGGCAAACGCTGCAACAGATCCTGGTCGAATCGGGTGCGCTCGCGCATCACACAGATCACCTCGAACTCACCCAGGCGCTGCGCCAGGGTTGCGTTGTCGGCGGGGTAGTCATGAATAAAATTCACCTGGCCGATGGGGTCCAGCGCCGACCAGTCCACCACGTCCCGGGCCACATCCTGCCAGTCATCGATTACCGCAATCTGCAACGCCATCAGCCTTACCTCATCAACGAAGGGTATCGGTTTTGTTCAGCCAGGCCAGCAGCGCCTGGTGGAATTTCGCCGGTTCTTCCATCTGCGGCGCATGGCCCATGCCGGGAAATTCGACCAGGGTCGACTGGGGAATCAGTTTCGCCACTTGCTTGCCGAGCACCGGGTAATGGCCGATTTTCGCCTTGACCTCGGGCGGCGCAAGGTCCTTGCCGATGGCCGTGGTGTCGGAAGTGCCGATCAGCAGCAGCGTCGGCATCTTCAAGTCCTTGAACTCGTAGTACACCGGTTGAGTGAAGATCATGTCGTAGATCAACGCCGAATTCCACGCCACCTGAGTCTTGCCCGGCCCTTTGCTCAGGCCCGCGAGCATGTCCACCCAGCGGTCGAACTCGGGCTTCCAGCGGCCGTCATAGTAGGTGCTGCGCTCGTAGTCGCGGATGCCTTTGGCCGTGACCTTCAGTTCTCGCTCATACCATTGATCCACCGTGCGGTAGGGCACGCCGAGGGCTTTCCAGTCTTCCAGGCCGATGGGGTTGACCAGTGCCAATTGTTCGACCTGGTCGGGATACAGCAGCGCATAGCGGGTGGCGAGCATGCCTCCGGTGGAATGCCCGAGCAAGGTGGCCTTCTGGATGCCGAGGGCCTTGAGCAGTTGCTGGGTATTGGTCGCCAGTTGCTGGAAGCTGTATTGGTAGTTGTCCGGCTTGCTGGACGTACAGAAACCGATCTGGTCCGGGGCGATGACCCGGTAGCCGGCGTCGCTCAGGGTCTTGATCGAAGTGTCCCAGGTCGCGCCGCAGAAATTCTTGCCGTGAAGCAACACGATGCTGCGCCCGTTGGCCTTGCCGTTGGCGGCGACGTCCATGTATCCCATCTGCAGGGTTTTGCCTTGGGACTGGAAGTCGAAGTGCTTGACGGTGTAGGGGTACTCGAAGCCTTGCAACTGTGGACCGTATTCCGGGCCTTCGGCATAAGCGATGACCGGCAGTGCGGCGGTCAGCATCAGGCTGGGCAGCCAGCGCGAGCGTCTCTGGGGCATGGGTAAACTCCATTGGAAATCCGCCGATGCTGGATCGGCATGATTAGGGCGACATTAAACACAGGCAATCACGGCGCAAGATCGTTCAACCCATCCAGCCCAATGTGGCCAGGGCCAGTACGCCATAGCGGGCGCCCTTGGCGAGGGTCACGATCAGCAGGAATCGCCCCAGCGGCTCGCGCATCACCCCGGCCACCAGGGTCAGCGGATCACCGATGACGGGCACCCAACTTAGCAGCAAGGACCAGTGACCGAAGCGCTGATAATGGATTCGGGCTTTATCCAGATGGCGGGGACTGACCGGAAACCAGCGCCGATCCCGGAATCGCTCGATCCCACGGCCCAGCCACCAGTTCACCAGCGACCCCAGGACATTGCCCAGCGTGGCCACCGCCAGCAACAACCAGAGCCAGTACCGGTCGCTGACCAGCAAGCCCACCAGCAGCGCTTCGGACTGTAGCGGCAGCAGCGTCGCGGCACCGAACGCGGCAAAGAACAGCCCGATGTACGCACCGGACATCAATGGGCAGGGTAGTCCGCCACCACCACGTCAGTGCCGTCCTTTTTCAGGCCGATCACCTGATAGGCATCGCTCATGCCGTCCATTTCCATGCCAGGCGAACCCATGGGCATGCCGGGGGTGGCGACACCCAGCAGATCGTCGCGCTTGCTCAAGGCCAGTACCTGATCGGCGGGCACATGGCCTTCAACGAATTTGCCATTGATCAGGCCGGTATGGCACGACGACAGACGCGGCGGCACGCCGTGCTGTTGCTTGAATTCGCTCATGTTGGTTTCGACGCGATCATCGACCTTGAAGCCGTTGGCTTCCAGATGGCTGATCCACTTCTTGCAGCAGCCGCAGTTGGCGTCGCGGTGGACTTCGATCGGGATCAGGTCGGCGGCCTGGGCCAGGGAGGAAATGAACAGGGCGCTCAGGGCGGCCAGACGCAGATGGGTTCGCATGGGGAGTCTCGTTTCGGGTTGCGGCCAGAAAAATGCATTCTGACCATTCTAAACAACTACGAGGCACGAGACTGTTTCGAATTAATACTGATTCGACGCATTGTAGGAAAATTCCCATGGTGATCGCCGCAAGAAGCCAAAACGCTTCATCGGCATGTAACATGAGACCCCGTTTGCAGCCCCCATCCCGATAAACACCAGGGGCCTGGCTTGCATGCGTACACAACATTTTTCAGCTTCACGCACACATTCAGGAAATGGCAATGACTCAGTCGCAACGTTTGAAATACTCGATTCTGATCTCCCTGGTCGTGCTGGGCATCATGTTCGGCCTTTCTTATCTGCAGAACACCGGCGTCATCGACGAAAAGCTGTTCCAGTACATCGCCATTGGCGTAGCGGTGCTGGTGGTGGTGATCAATGGCGTGATGCGCCGCAAGGTCAAGCCCTGAGCGACGCCCATCGGCCGGGTTACTCGTGGTGGAGAACGGCGGCGGCCTGTGGATGCAGGCTGTAGCTCTTGTCTGGATTGAGGGTGATCACGCCTTCGCCGCACAGACGCTTCAACACTTCCCGCACACTGAGAAATGACAGCGGGATGTCCAGGTCCAGCAAGTGACTGTGCACGCCTCGCACCCCCAGGCTGCGGTCGCTGTCGGCGGCGGTGAGCAAGGCGTCGATGACCTTCAGGCGAATCAGGCTGGTGCGCAGGCCAAAGCTCTTGAGCAGGAACCTGATCCGCTCGTTGCCGTGGCGCTCGGTGCGTTGATCGAAAACGCCGGAGCCCATGGCGGTGCTCTTTGGCGCAGTACTACCGTCCGTTGGCAGTTGCGAGTTGTACATGCAAAAACTCCTTATCAGAGCCTGAACCGGAAAATGTGATGGGTGCTCTCAATCAATAAGACGGATGAGCCGGGCAAATCATGAAGGCTCGAATGTAGAAATTTTGTCGGCATCGCGTCGGCGCTAAGTCCGACGCCCTGATGGCGGGGGTCAACGCCCTAAATTTTTTTCGTTCGCTTCGTCTTTAGGGGGAGGCACAATGCGTGCAACGACGCAGGGTGTGACCTTCGTTTTTACGATCAGGAGCGAGCGTGATTATTTCCAGGCAGTTAACCAGGTTGAGCCTTGCCGCGGTGTTGGTGGGCTTGAGTCTTGCGGCAAACGCGCGCAGTCAACCGGAGCAGGCGACTGCCGATATCCGCCGCACCAGTTTTGGCGTACCGCATATCCGCGCCGAGAACGAGCGTGGCCTCGGCTATGGCATCGGCTATGCCTACGCCCAGGACAACCTGTGCCTGCTGGCCAATGAAATCACCACGGTAAATGGCGAACGATCCCGCTATTTCGGCCCGGATCAATTCACCGTTGAAGAACGGGAGAACCGGGTCAGCGATGTGTTTTTCAGCTGGTTGAACACCCCTAAGGCCGTCGATGCATTCTGGCAGGCGCAACCCCCGGAAATCCGTCAGCTCATGGACGGGTATGTGGCCGGTTACAACCGCGCCCTGAAAGAGCGTCGGTCCCAGGGTTTGCCGCAGCAATGCCAGGGCGACTGGGTGCGGGAGATCACGCCCCAGGACCTGGTCAAGTTGACCCGTCGCCTGCTGGTCGAAGGCGGGGTCGGGCAATTCGCCGAAGCCTTGGCCGGGGCCACCCCACCCCAAGCCACGGCTCAGACAGCCGCCCCTGGGTCGTTCCAGGTCGCCGATTCGCGTATGCAGCGCTTTGCCCTGGATCGGGGCAGCAACGCGGTGGCGGTGGGCAGCGAGCGCTCTTTCAATGGCCGCGGCATGTTGCTGGCCAATCCGCATTTCCCCTGGGTCGGCGGGATGCGCTTCTACCAGATGCACCTGACCATTCCCGGCAAGCTGGACGTCATGGGCGCCGCGTTGCCCGGGCTGCCGATGATCAACATCGGTTTCAACCAGCACCTGGCCTGGACCCACACCGTGGACTCGTCCAGGCATTTCACCCTGTATCGTCTGCAGCTCGATCCCAAGGATGCAACCCGCTACCTGCTCGATGGCAAGTCGTTGCCGATGCAGCAGCAGACGGTGACCGTGAACGTGAAGCAGCCGGACGGCCAGACCCGGGCGGTGTCCCATGTGGTCTACAGTTCGCAATTCGGCCCGATCGTGCAGTGGCCGGGGAAGCTCGACTGGGACCGTCAGTTCGCCTATAGCTTGCGCGACGCCAACCTGGATAACGATCGGGTGCTGCAGCAGTGGTACGCGATGAACCGTGCCGACAGCCTCAAGGCATTGCAGGCCTCGGTCCACAAGATCCAGGGCATCCCCTGGGTCAACACCCTGGCGGCGGACGATCAGGGGCAGACGCTGTACATGAACCTGTCGGTGGTGCCGAACGTCAATGCCGACAAACTGGCCAAGTGCAGTGATCCCCGGGCCGGGTTGCAGATGATCGTGCTCGACGGGTCCAACAGTGCCTGCGCCTGGGACATCGATCCGCAGGCTGCGCAACAAGGCATTTATGCGGCTGACCGATTGCCGCAACTGTTGCGCAAGGACTTCGTGCAGCACGCCAACGATTCGGCGTGGATGGCCAACCCGGCACAACCGCTCACCGGTTTCTCGCCGCTGATCAGCCAGGACAGCCAGCCTTTGGGCCTGCGTTCACGCTTTGCCCTGGAGCGCCTGGCGACCTTGAGCAAGGCCGGCCCGATTGCAGCGGCGGACCTGCAGCGAATGGTCCTGGACGACCAGGTGTATCAGGCCACTCAAGTGATGCCGGACCTGTTGCAATTCTGCGCGGCAGGCTTGGGAACCGATGCGCCAACGCTGGCAGCGTTATGTGACAGCCTCAAGACCTGGGACCTCCGTGCGAATCTCGACAGCGGCGTAGGGTTTGTGCATTTCCAGAACATTATGGAGGTGCTCCAGCAATTACCGGATGTCTGGCGTGTCGGGTTCGATCCAGAAGATCCGCAACACACCCCGCGCGGCCTGGCGGTCGATCACCCGGACGTCGCCAAAGCGCTGCGCGAGGCGATGCTGGTATCGGTAGAGCAGGTCAATCAGGCGGGTCTCAAGGCTGACAGTCGCTGGGGTGATATTCAGGTGGTCAGCAGTGGCGGCCAGCAGACACCGATTCACGGCGGCCCCGGTACCCTGGGGGTCTACAACGCCATCCAGAGCGTGCCGAGAACTGACGGTAAACGCGAAGTCGTCAGCGGCACCAGCTATTTGCAAGTGGTGACCTTCGATGACCAGGGGCCACAGGCTCAGGGACTGCTGGCCTTCTCGCTGTCCAGTGACCCGGAGTCGAAGTACTCCCGGGACCAGACCCTGGCGTTCTCGAAGAAACAGTTGAGTGTGTTGCCGTTCACCGAGCAGCAGATCACGGCGGACCCGCAGTATCAGACCCTGACCCTTCGCGAGCAGGATGAAAAAGCCGGGAAGATGGCCAAACAGTAAAACGATTGGTACTGGAGTGAAGAATGGAGGCCGCACCCCCGCAAGGGCTGCGGCCTTCAGCTTTTCGGAGGCTGTTGCGGAATGGCGTTGAGGACCGGGTTGCCGTCCTTGTTGCGGGTCAGGTAGACCGGCAGCACCTTGGGCAGGGACGCCACCAGGCTATTGAGTTCCTTGATGTTGTAGATGCCGCCGAGGCGGATCGAGCCGGTACTGTTGTCGGCCAGCATCAGCGGCTTGTCCAGGTAGCGATTGATCAAGGGCAGGGCATCGGACAGCGCCAGATCATCGAGCACCAGTTTGCCGCTGCGCCAGGCCAATGAATTATCGTTGGCGTAGGTCTGGCTGATCTGCGGGGTGAAGTCGCCGTGTTTATAACGCGCCTGCATCGCGGGTCCGAGACGCAAGCCATCGCCCGGAAGATCATCGTTGCTGGTTACCAAAACCGAACCCTCAATCAGGTTGACTCGCACCTGATCCTCATACATCCAGACGTTGAATTGAGTGCCGGTGACCCGAATCCTGCCATCCGCTGCCCTGACGATGAAGGGGTGAGCGGTGTCGTGACTGACGCTGAAAAAAGCTTCGCCCTTATCCAGCGTGACCCGACGATGATCCTTGTAGTTGCTGAACGTCAGCTCACTGCCCAGGTTCAGCTCCACCCGACTGCCATCGCTCAGGGTGACCTGACGAACCGTATCGCCGGCTTCGAAGTGCTGGTAGGCATCGGGAAGCCAACCGAGGTTCCAGCCGCTATAGGCGGCCAGTGGCAACGCCAGGGCACACACGGCGGCGGCGATGCCGACCGTGCGCCAAGGCGTTGCAGGTTTGATCCGGACCGCGGGCACGATGGCGTCGGGACGAGGCAAATCCCCAGCGACTTCCCAAATGTCCAGCATGGCCTCGTACTCGACCGCATGAAGCGGATGAGCATCACGCCATTGTTCGAACGCCAGGCGCTCTTGCGCAGTGCAGTCGCTGGCGTGCAGACGCATGCACCAGTGCGCAGCGGCATCGGTGATGGCGTCATATTGGGCTTGCGAGAGAGGGCTTTCGGTCATTGACTCATCCTGATTTCCTGCATTCTAACCTTGAGCGAAGTCGGCGAGAACAACCGTCATGGCAATTACCCATCAAACAGGAATGTTTTTTACTTAAACATCCTGAAAAACCGGTAGTTGCCATGCAGCGTCCATAAAAAGAGTGAAAAAATAATCAAAAACTTTTGGTTTTCAAGGCAAGACTGCCGGTGTAACCGGTACGGGATCCAGTTGCCGGCCCATTTCACAGATGAGCATCGCAACCGAGTCCGCATTGCTCAGAATCGTATCTATCCGTAAATGCGGTTTCACACGGTCCAGGAAGGCGGTTCGGGCGTCTTTCAATGTTTTGGTACCGGTAATTTTCATTGTCTGCTTGGCGATATGAGCGGTTTCGGGAATGGAATCCAGGCTTTCCCATAAGCCCGTAGACTTGTTCTTTCGGGCAAATAACGCTCCACGGGGCGTTGCCATCGACAAGGCGTCACGCTGGATTCGTTCAGATTTTGCTTTCAACTTCGATCCGGCTTGCGTGGCAGTGTCGATGAGATCGGTGAAGGGGAGTCTTGCCTCCAGATAGGCGATGTCGATCGTCTTGGCGAAATGGTGTGAAAACTCATGGATAAACGTCACTGCCTGGGCATGCGCATCGACCTCGAAATGTTGCGGCACAAAGAACTTGTAGTCATCGAGTTCCGGATCGAAGAAGGCATCTGAGAAGTACACTCTTTTTTGCATGTCGGTTTGGATGGTAAATGCAATCACATTGTCTTCCGGTGAAGTGTTGAAACCGACGACGAACCTTTTGGTATCGAGATCGTCCAGCCCCGGATCCACCAGCGCCTGGCAGATTGGCACGATAACTTTTTTGATTTTGTCCAGAATTGAGGTGTCGATTGTGCTCACGTCAAAAAACTTTTTCAGATAGGTGTCAAGTCGGGTGCCTGGAGCGGCGGTACGCAACTGTGTGAAGTTGTGAAGGCAATTAAAGGCGTAGTACCTGGCCAAATCCATTGCTTGCACGATAGTCTGGGCTTTGGCGGGATATTTACGACGTATTTCATCCATCCCTTGTGCTTCGATGTTGAACGATGCCGTTGCAATCCAACGGGTTGTGACATTGTTCGCGAAACGGGATATTGCCTTGCCATAGTGAATGGATTGCGGGTCCGCAGCGAGTACCAGATGAGGACCAGGGGCTTTTTCCAGAAAGGGGCCCTTTTGCGTGTCGTTCATCATGCGCCAGGCTCCACCGTGTTTTGCGACGCGATAGACTTTGCCCAGAACAGGGGCGAAGTGATGGGTTGTCGTAGGGTCGCGATAGGTGCCCTCCGTTGCATCTTTCTGAAACTTTTCCAGATCGACAGTCGGCGATTCATACGCTTGCGCTGTTGTCCGGCTCGCGGAGGTGGTGTTGATGGATGACCACTGCGGCGCAACGACAGGTTGTTCTGCGGGGGGGGCTGTCAGGATGACTGGCGCAGGGGTAGAGGCTGGATTTTCCTGCATCATCCGCCCAAGGGTGATCATCTGCGCCGCACCAGAGACGAAGGATTTGAATGCGTGTTTCCAGTGTTGGTCTTGCAGCGCCTCTGCCGAGTCCTTGAAATCCTTGTAGGCTTGCCACAGAAACAGACCACAGGACAATTTGCCAGGCAAGAATCCAGACAGCAGCTTGATTCCGGAACTGAACAGCTCCTTGGCTTTTTCCCAATCGGTTCGCGCGGTAACCGTGGATTGACTGCCCAGCATCTGCTTGAGCAGCAGGATGTTGTCTTGGAATAGACGCTCCAGCACATTCCCGGTAATGGGATTTGAAGCGAGGGTCATTTCCGTGGTTTCGCCCACGGTGGATTCAAGCAGATTTTGAAACGTCGCCCGGGACGATTCGGGCAGGCGCCGGATCAACAGGTCCTGCAATGGCCCTGGGGTATTGAGTGCGCCAAGCAGTCCGGTCTCGGTCTCGAACTCGGTGAAGGGTGGCCCGACAAAATAGGGCGCGTAGAGCACCTGCCGACCGGCCACGTCTTTGCCCGGGCTGATCAGGTACATCCCCAGTGCGTCGACGGCTGTGGCACCGGCCGTGGAGATCAACTGCAGCGGGCGGATGATAGCGTCTGCCCCTTTAACCGCGGCCCGTGCCGTGGCATTGGGCATGTCCAATAGCTGCTCGATTGCGTCGAACGCCTGCTCCGACAGTTGCTCTTGCAGTTTAAGCGCGTGGGCCTCTTGCAACAGGTGCCAGGGCAACTGCTGGAAGTAGCGCAGTTTTCGCGCTTTGGCAGCGTCGCTATCACCCGACAATTGTTCCGAGAGCAACTGCTCATACACTGACTTGATGTTCAGCTGTAACAGCAGCTGCTTGACAGCCTCGGTATCCATCTCGTTCGGAAGCGGTTTTGAGGTCGTCGAGGCGATGGTAAAACCTGTTCCCTGGAGCACATTGACGTGATTCAGGGCAAATTCGGTCAATGTTTGTGCAGGGCCGGCGATGGCTAACCCAGGAGTGACCTTGACATGATCGGGGTCAATGAAATTGCCCTGGAAGCGGGTTTTTTGCAGGGACACCAGTTGCTCGTGGACATAGATAGCCAGGGTTTTTATGCCATGTAGATAATCTTTACACTCCGACAGGCTATGGCGGTGTTGCTCCATAATTTCGACATGTTTTTGCTGTTCCCCCAGCGATGCCATTCCCAGCCAGGCCGGCAAAGTCTGGCGGGTTGCAATGGCCTTGCCAATATCCTTGGCTCGCTGCAGATTGGTGCAGATGGGTTGCTGCTTAAGTGCGTTCAGGGCTTTTGTCTGTTTCGTTTCTGTCAGTTTCAGCGCGCGAACCTGGTCGCAAACCGCCAGAAAGTGATCGATGGCCGTCTGCTGACGATGGAGCAGCAGATTATTTTCGATCTGACGAAAATTACCCAATTCGTACGTTTTATGGAACATGCGCTCGGCAGGCAGGAGATTTTCAAGCAGCATCAGCCGCTTGATCGGGTCAAGCAGGCGTCGTTGCAGCTCGGTCCTGGCCGTGGCGACCGATTCAAAGGCCTCCAACCCAAGCGCCGGGGTCCAGAGAATCGCCCGGCCGGAATTCTGTGTATCCAGGCCGCCGCGTTCGGTGAGCATGAAACAATGGTGCACGGCCAGCGACGATGTATGGCCCGCGGTTTCAAGGCTGAACCAGTAGGCATCCGGGCGAAATCCATTCAGCGCTTTACGCTGGCGGCGGGTGGGGCGGTCGGGGTCGAGTACCGTATGGACAATGGCGCTATCGACTTGCGACAATGTGCGGTTAAGTCGACGAAGGTTGGCCTCGCCACGAATACCCACCGACAGGGCATTGGCCAGTGCGGGTTTCATGGCTTCCAGGCTGGTTCTCTG
Encoded here:
- a CDS encoding dermonecrotic toxin domain-containing protein, with the protein product MTTSPSPLFFPQVLDEPGTHEELRKTHSLSSKDFSWLSHIELASDELRQKQTPPMSAEKLFLKVKDKVPVPLAGCFMLSSTPDDNDAILYTPYGGIEKFDDVDSLTAELILRLTNESKRDELLRFASIAQRIELEGETVTEITREIITGEVFDDQKTVIKSNQQQNAQRLLEALIQLPPLTDSLNEILDGLLGRSFAGLKQRDTRVDFGIDSSVNSASGISMPLSDALMLFYRHQGWPSDQTLAFNHPDRTLVPDDKAQAERDNEIWKKAVKTASAGLTWLLGEKLRAYWNHVLPNGQSRRKLFIQAISDKARADILFKRQDKIISPEQSRALEVLFDRSTTRTAPSPLVPEAVRLWEHAANFVELAGSFMIAQPDAYLFTPASGLQVLESPEDLHDTVRAKVVAKGHDDELYELLTQEDRHRFLGFKDAQVSGEAIAGSVFESLFDSIIDKQLHNVEYALGVFRHSDGDVSIAALFDKALDVRSMIDNQLLEMPTQGRWSTQQVITGQSRPSIVLADKATTLSKTFDSVKSALEAQWQAQPVETGALQRTSLEAMKPALANALSVGIRGEANLRRLNRTLSQVDSAIVHTVLDPDRPTRRQRKALNGFRPDAYWFSLETAGHTSSLAVHHCFMLTERGGLDTQNSGRAILWTPALGLEAFESVATARTELQRRLLDPIKRLMLLENLLPAERMFHKTYELGNFRQIENNLLLHRQQTAIDHFLAVCDQVRALKLTETKQTKALNALKQQPICTNLQRAKDIGKAIATRQTLPAWLGMASLGEQQKHVEIMEQHRHSLSECKDYLHGIKTLAIYVHEQLVSLQKTRFQGNFIDPDHVKVTPGLAIAGPAQTLTEFALNHVNVLQGTGFTIASTTSKPLPNEMDTEAVKQLLLQLNIKSVYEQLLSEQLSGDSDAAKARKLRYFQQLPWHLLQEAHALKLQEQLSEQAFDAIEQLLDMPNATARAAVKGADAIIRPLQLISTAGATAVDALGMYLISPGKDVAGRQVLYAPYFVGPPFTEFETETGLLGALNTPGPLQDLLIRRLPESSRATFQNLLESTVGETTEMTLASNPITGNVLERLFQDNILLLKQMLGSQSTVTARTDWEKAKELFSSGIKLLSGFLPGKLSCGLFLWQAYKDFKDSAEALQDQHWKHAFKSFVSGAAQMITLGRMMQENPASTPAPVILTAPPAEQPVVAPQWSSINTTSASRTTAQAYESPTVDLEKFQKDATEGTYRDPTTTHHFAPVLGKVYRVAKHGGAWRMMNDTQKGPFLEKAPGPHLVLAADPQSIHYGKAISRFANNVTTRWIATASFNIEAQGMDEIRRKYPAKAQTIVQAMDLARYYAFNCLHNFTQLRTAAPGTRLDTYLKKFFDVSTIDTSILDKIKKVIVPICQALVDPGLDDLDTKRFVVGFNTSPEDNVIAFTIQTDMQKRVYFSDAFFDPELDDYKFFVPQHFEVDAHAQAVTFIHEFSHHFAKTIDIAYLEARLPFTDLIDTATQAGSKLKAKSERIQRDALSMATPRGALFARKNKSTGLWESLDSIPETAHIAKQTMKITGTKTLKDARTAFLDRVKPHLRIDTILSNADSVAMLICEMGRQLDPVPVTPAVLP